CTCTTAGTTAAAGCTGTTAGTTCCTTCATGTTCTCTAAGGGCTGTTGGGAAAGGATACATTTTCTATGTCTATTTCAGACTGTGTAGCCTTGCAAATCATCTGACCTACAAATGACTTCATCAGCATCATCTGACACTAATTTAATATGGAAAAACCTGAGCAAACATTAGTCATTTAACTTGTAGTTGAAGCTGGTAGTTCCTGGTAGTTGCCCTTGGGCTGCTAGAATAGCTAACAGTTTCCCAGAAACTCACATCTGGAAGATATAAAACTCAATCATAGATCAAAGTCTTAACATCCTCAGATCCAACAGTGTTAGCAGCACACTCGTAAAACAATCCAAAggatctttctttttttgtattagatTTGAGTATGGAATGACACAATAACCCAAAAGCGCACTTTAAAAGatgtcaaacaaaacaacaatgtaTGCAAAGTTTAACCAAGCGTAAAAACCCATGCACAAGGactgtttcatttttatttttttatattacaaaaataattatttcccaaaactataaaaaaatcCACTTTAAAATTCAAAGATGTCTGCTGAAATGCAGTGTTAGCTATGATACAAAACCTTGAAAAAATATCTTTGATTATTTTGGCTCTAGAAATACTGCAAAATGGATCAACACCATGTAAAATAATGCCAGTAAcagttattttttacattgaatgtgtccaaatatgtaaaatataccCTTTCCAAGGgtgtacaatatatatatataatcatatGGCTGTAGATCTCTAATGTTACTATACAGAAATGCTAGTTATGGATATGTGATGTATTCATTGTGTTcctaaaaaggaaaacaaaggtAGGACATTATAATATCCATCTTTGCATGGTCAGGTGTCATTCTACACATTGACCACTATTCTAATGACCCTCCCATCATCAGACCGCTAGTTAATTGAATCTGTTGTGCTAGACTGGGGATGGAGcaaaaacctacaggactgccCCCCTCCAGGAAAAGCCCTGGTTTCAGAGCACTGAGGTTTCAAAATGTGGGTTTGAATTCCGCAAGGGCCTCAACGAACCTTAGCGAGCTCATCCTCCAGCCAAGTGGCAAACCACTAGAACCTGCGGTATCAACCAAGTACTATTTTTGCCAACATAAATGCTATTTTCTATAATAGCAACAGTCACATGACCATGCAAATGCCATTTCTAATTACCTGCCAGTCCCCCAGCCAGCCATATGGAGCAGAGATGTGAGGAGTTTCCCTCAGGGGATAGCCAGCGACGGAATAGCGTGTATGGGAGAAAGTAGAGCGTGTACCCAGGGACGTCTCTCAGGACCATGGCTCCGGCACCTCTGTAGAGCCCCTGGATGCCTTCTGTCCGTAGGATGGAGTTGATGCAGTGAATGGGCCCTCTGTATGTGGGCTGGCCCTGGAGAGATACGGAGCGCACAGCGATATTGCTTGTCCCAGCAAGGTTCAGGTTCTCTAAAGCAACAAAAAGAACAAGGATGCAAATTGCTTTTTGGATGCTATTTTCCCAAGTTAACTCCCAACTGGTCAGACATGTGACttatataaaaagaaaacttacatttcacatttagcttatttttttgtaaatatttttcacCACAAAACCAGTTATTCAAAATGTAAGTTTActgtattttgaaaaaaaattggttTATCTTCTCCATTTAGGtaatttaaaaaacagaaaatccaaaataaatgtgtgcctTTGTGAAGGCAATATGCTACAATGCTGTAAATGACAGAAcatcacaaggttttcacattATGTATACTCCCACAACCTGTTTACTTTCATTTTACTTTTGTTTGATCTTTAATAATTaagttaaataattattttatgaaaCCATTTTTATTAGGCCCTAGTACGCATCAAGCCTGTCTTGAGAATCCCCCCCAAGGATTTCAATGAGATTATAATAAACACAGGTAtagcaataatttattttcgATTCGCATTGCAAACACGTCATCTATTAAACTTTTGTATTGTACTTGCTCACTTGTATTGTTAATTGCATTGTTCCTGTGTCTCTGTTTTTAACAGCATGGAACTAGCAACATCTATGTTTAGGCAGGTGGCATATGTGAAATTGaagtccacatgaatgcccggacccagggtttcccagcaggacattgcccagagcatcacactccctccaccggcttgtcgtcCCCCCACAGGGCACCCTGGTgtcatcacttccccaggtaagaGGCGCACACGTACAAAGCTgttcacgtgatgtaaaagaaaaaaaagggacGTGACCAGGCAAcgttcttccactgctccaaggttcAGTTCTGATGCGtgcgtgcccattgtaggcgctttcggcagcggacaggggtcatcatgggcaccctgactggtctgcagctacgcagccccatacgcagaagggtgcgatgcactgtgtgttgtgacacattcctcccgtaaacATCATTAACATTCtctgtgccacagtagaccttctgtagGTTCGGACCAGACCGGATTGCCTTTGTTGCCCTCGCGcattgatgagccttgggcacccaacaccctgtcgccggtttgtCCCTCCTGTGACCACGGTCGGTAGGTACACCCCACTCCTGCCCGGGAGAACCCCACAAGTCTTTTCAGAgttgctctgacccagttgtcagAGCAAAAGGTTTTAAAGACAAACCAGTTTAAAATCTATAGCTTCACCAAACGGTTAAGTGATTGTGTCAAAAGAGCAGTCTGTAACGGTAAAAAGTATTTGGAATCATACCAAAAGTAATGGGAGTATTGTATTGTGGAAGGCAACGACTTAACTGTGAACATAAATTACGTTTGatgaaaaaaattgttttacgTTTCACACTGAGGGTTCTACCACATACTTAAATGAAAATATCACTAAAGTCATAAGAATAGAATGTTTGTAGTGCAATTTCCTTCACAGACCAATGGACCATAAAAGTCCCCTTCCTATGTAATGAttatactgaatgttttttatgATGCCCTTAactaacccttaaccctaaccctaactgtcGGCACCATAAAGGCACGTGAGAATACACAAGGGCACGTAGCATTGTTAAGCAAAAGGTTAAACTAGTTAATTTGTCAAAAGAGTAAGTCATTACATCTTTAGTTTAGAAATGTGCGGGTGTGCTGGTAAAAACCCATAGGCTTCATCCCATGGTGTATGTTGTTAAATATTAACTGATGTTGATACAGAGCTCACAGGCACACTACAATTTTGGTAATGGTCTAAGGATAATGCTGTCTTTGGTTTTTCAAATTGTCAACCTCTTTTACTCCATTCCAGACAGATGAGTATCATAAGGAAGTAGCTATATTAATCCAATGGGAACTGCTAGAAGAAGGCTGGAAAGGTTATAAGATAAGTTGTAACGATGTAAATACCTGCTAGCATAGGCAGGGTCTGCATCTGGAGTCTGATCTTGACCAGGTCGACTGGTGCACCGAGGACCACAGACATCAGCCCAGTCGACATGCTGGCAACGGTCAAGTCGAGCATACTGCACGGGTGCCTCGCGTCGCCATAGCGAACCTTGCTTATAACCCTCTGTGAGTTGCTGAAGAACCCAAACACCACAGAATTATACACAGTGATGCTGgccagggggaaggagagaccCTTGAAGAAGCCAGCAACCTACAGGAAGGAAAATAAATCGCTAAACTATGTGTTTAACGGAAGGTCCGGCGCAAGCAATATATTGAACAGAACTTGGAAGCAGATTTCCTTTTTTCCACTCCCAGCAAGAGACAGAGGATACAAAGGCAGTATTCTCAGCAAGTCTCAATGGCGTTTGACAAACTCAATCAGTTGTTTCACAAGTCAAGTGTATCCTGTCACAAATAGGCCTAGAAAATCACCTACAGTAAAGATGAGTGTGTTGCAATAGTAATAAACTTGCTAAGTAGTTGCCAATACTGAAACTTTATGTCTGAGGTCTGGTATCAATTCCCATTGGGGACTATGGTAAGAAATGCACACATGACTAAATTGCTTTTGATCAGAACATCTGCTGGATGTTACATTAAATCCCTTACGGTTTCCGTTCTGTAGATCTGGACGACACAGTGGAGGGTGTTCTTGTATCCTTTCCCAGCTTGCAAACGAGTCTGTTGAGTGGAATCGAAAAATGTGAGAACTTCGAAACTTAACAACACATTGCCATTGACCTACACAATCGACAACATCAAGGCCAGGTGATTTGTGTTAACAAATTTTAATGTGTGACTATACATGTACAGATAATACCATGGTTTGACATTGAGGAATGATCTATTGGCATGTTCATGTTTTTGGACATGGCTCTGGAGGCAGCTCAGCCCCAATGCTGAGATTGTGATAAGTTCAATCTATAATGAGGCCGGAGCTAATGTCCCTACTTTGCAAAAGCCCAATGAAGTTGAAATTTAAAATGCACAAGGTAAAAGTTAGTGTTGTCGCTAAGAGATTTTTCAGCAGAACTGACAAGTGCATGTACACAGTACATTCATTCAGCAGGGTCATGCATATATCCAAATAAAAGGAGACAGAAACCAGCGTACTGCTGGCTAACTATCTGGGCTGATCTGAATTGAGGGCTTTCGCCGACAACAAATTTTGGTCGACCGGCGCCTGTTACTATGACTTCAGGGTAAACACTAGTCAATGTTAAAGGCAGAGCTCTACAAAGGTTTTTGAACCAATGACCAATTTCCATATTATCCATATTTATTTGACCGAATTGGGATGTAATCAATAGTGAATAATAACAAGTCTGCCAGAACGGTTTCAGACTGCAATGAAATTCCGATTTGAAAGGAATAGGTTTGGAAATGCATCAGAAAGATGTGGGGTGTCATCAACATTATCTGCCTGACCCCATCTACACTGTTCAACTGTGTTTTGAACAGAAAAGAATGACAACAGTGAACTCCATTTTCAAACCAGATGAGCCCTAGTTTGGGAAAGGCTCAGTTAAAGATACAGTTAAGGGCAGGGACGTCCCAAGGATGTAAAAGCACTACCCCTGCTCAGATGTCATCTCAAAGAATGCAGCCCATTTGAAATGCAAGCCTTGTCCTAACCACTGAGGTGAccaaatatataatttctgcTTTCGGAACAGAGCTACCAATAGAAGATATGAGGCAAAACACTAACGTGTGACCTATTGCCTGGTGTAAGGGACCTGGAGTATTGGGAAGTTGTTCTGCTTTACATAAGTTACCGCCCAAACAAAACTGAAAGCACTCCTAGTCTAGACCATTTCATTTGCTTAAATTCTATGCTTAAAttgtaaaacacaaaaagtatcttTCCCCAAGGGAAAAGAGCCTTTCAGACTGTACTTTCAATCCTTGATAAACCTTATCATATGTTTTGAACTTTCTCCTCCTGTCCACATATTTACCTTGACTGTGTCCAGTGGATGACCTACAATGACACTGGAAGCTcctataaaaaaacatataacaGATGCAAAGCCACATTaggatggaggggggagggacagCAAGAGGCACAGCAAAagcaaaagacagagagaatagtTATGATGTTGCTTCAGTGGCATTCTGCCCAGAACTTCCAACCCTCTACAGACAAAAGAACTATAGAACCACAGATTTCATGCAAAGATTGAGAGAACTGGTAGAATCACATTCCAGACAGTCTTTATCCAATTTAAAACACTACAAACTCTTAAGGACCATTCTCAATATTTTGAAAAGCATAATATTAACTAAGTCCTATAACGCAGGCTGCCTATAGACAATGGATGGTGAAAACAGTTCACAACAATCCAATGAAAAAGATTACGCTATGTGTGACAACTACGCCGCTACTGACCATTTCTGGTAGTGTGTATTTGAAGAACATCTTCTTAGTTTTTTTCTAGCACTAAATaacgtttaaaataaaataaatgtaaaacagatttcatttttttttaactgcgcTATCAGTTTGatgtaaatgtagtttaaattaTGTACATATAGGTTAGATGAAGTATACATATTAAACAGAAACCCTACTAATATAACATGAATTACAAGTGTTTGTATGTTTAACGcatatgattaaaaaaatactaacaAAAACGACAATGATAAAACACGTTCactggaaataattatttatcgCACATCGCCGTCTCCTACCACTTATAGACTATGTaagaaaaatgaagagaacCCACCGCCGATCCATCCTGCAAGAAAGtcatgaaaacatttcatttttggaTGCACTGAATTCGCTTTCTTAAATCACAAATAAATCATTGGTGAGAAAAGAGCCCAAATCGTCTGGATTTCAAAGTCGTAGCAATCTTTTCTCAACGATATAGGCAgtgtatttgaaaaacaaaataagttatttttgCTAGCATCTACGTTAATCTCCAGTTAGGTGTTGCAGGTCTGTCAACACAAAACGTTAGACTACTGCTAAGAGGTGGGAGGGACTGGGTCTCTGAACCAATCAGAATCTCTGTGTATTCATGACTCCAAACAAAACGTTTCAGCTGAAAAACGTTTCTTCTaacatattttctattggacaaATTTAGTTCGGTCCCCCAAGTTGCCGATTCTTTTCAAAGCAACGTTTTGCAGTATAAGGGATCGGCAGAGTCAAAATAGTGGGCTAGTTCGAACAGAACAGTTTTGTCAAAACGTTCTTGCAGTCGCTCCTAATTGCAACTTCAAGCCTGTATGAAAGCATTGTGGGATAGAATAgctgtgtttcccaatcctgcacgtttttgtttttgctctaccactcacacacttgatttCAATAAAAAAGACTAGATGATAGGTTGATAAAGTCAATCAAGTGTTTATGTGGTACGGCAACATTTTAATCAGGTGTTAGAGTTGGGAAACACTAGACTAGCTCAATTAGTTTTTTGGAAGCAAAATGCACTATGTTAATAATGGTGGATGCTGTCCCCTTTCATAAGGTAACACTAATGCAGTTTAGAGCATGAGACATGGTcttctttacattttaacaatCTAATTACATACATAAATAATCTAATTACATGCATGGACAATCTATTTACATACTAAAATATCCATTCTAATGTATTGCTCTGAAAAGTATCATCTACCTAATGACTACAGAAGAACAAATTGCTGTGCATGTGGAAATATACTACTTATCTAGATGTGTTACGGTAATGCGTGACATACTATAGCCACAATTTGTCTTTTCAGTAACATGGGTGTCAATAATTTTCTactaaaaatgtaatacattttgcagATATTGGACATTATGGTACACATTCTAGTCCtaactaaatgtattttcattcaaGACATTTACTGAAGGTTATCCAGGACAAAGTATCAGTTATGAGGTCAGTACCAAGTGTATTTGACTGTATTAATGGAGAATCTTTAAGGCTATCCtttatgtgaaaaaaaaaacatatttgcaaaCACCTTTGAACTATATGCAAAACAATTATATCTATGAGACAATCACACATTGCTGCTTGtcaatgcaaaataattgtCAGATTTCTTTGAAGACATTGTAATAATATGTGGCAAAAAATACTCTTTAAACCTTATAATTTCAGATAATGGTCCCCTTGATTATTAATAGCAGATTAATCTCTTTTGTATTCATTTCAGTTTCTCTTACTTTAAAAAAGTACAAATGCCTCAGAGCAGGCAGAGTTTTTTTAATCTAGTCCTCTATCAATGTGTCATGCATTGAAAGAGTATTTCACTAAAATTACAGTGAATTTAGGATTAGGATTTAAATTGACTTAAGTTTACTTTGATAAACTATGATCTTCtaaaaccacacacatacaccccacCCAAACACATACAGGGCCCAAGGATGTTATCCAAACATGTTCTAACTTGATCCAAAAATCTCTACAAGAATTTTAACATGATTTAACTTACAAGGGTCATCCTGTAAGGCCAGTTGAAGAACCATTGTGAAAACcttttttctgttgttcatcattaatacatttttaaagaatagTATCAGAAAGAAGGAAAATGATTGTATTTattcaataaaatattgattgtaACTTTCTGCACaattctatttaaaataaagcaacacaaAGTAATAGAAGGTTATGTAATAGATAATCAAATGTCTCAGGATTTTGTTGAACTACTGTAACATTAATGGGTTATGAAATAAGAATGCAAATCAGTTCAGAGATCTGGGATGAGGACATTGACGCTCAATATCTCAGAACTACGCTTTGGGCAAATATAACCTTCTAGTCCTAACGTCAACAGTTCCAAAAAGTAATGATGTTGGCCATTGACATGTTTCGTAGAAAAAGTAACAATTTTCTGTCTCATATCAATTTCTTATACATTTGGCTATTTTTGTCGTACCACTTAAACGCTTCTAGATTCTTGCCATAGATTTATCCAAGCCCTACTAATTTGTTGTTGCATGTGGGAAGAAAATAATGGCATGAATGCTGTAAGCCAAAAGGAATGtctatgtaaacaaaacacCAGCTTTGTTTCCATTTACGTAATTAGCCACATGGACAGGGATTGATGCATAAAGCCAACCTTTCAGAGCAAAATACATACAATGCTGACTATTTCACATATTACACCACAAGTATAACTTTATTTGGAAAAAACAAATTACCTCAAAAgaattttaacaaaaaaagtatttttttattgcattactGTTTATACAGTATAGGATAtctttatctttacattattgGTTGAACTAAACTAACCATATGTTTTGAGTAAGAAGAGATACCAGAGATTCAGACACACCCCAAAAATACTGCCTAGAAAACCATGATAACAAAGAATGCCAAGAGACCTTTGCATGTAACTAGCAGGATGGAAAACTACCAGCTGAGCAAGTTGCCACAAGAGGATCTGTCACAATATGTTCTCACCCCGCATTTGGGAATAAAGAAAAGTGGTATAAACCTGCCCATACAATGTGTTAATTTTGAAGGTTTTGTTAAATCATTTGTATTAATAGTCACAACTTATTTTGATAGTCTAACCGCTCACTTGCTTTACTTAGGGAAGGTGAATAAATTAATGAGTTCACCAGCAGGAACTGAACCATAGTGACCACACAAAACCAGACTTTCCATATCCTAGCGACCGCTAAAGAGGTAGTCTAAGGTCACTTGGTCACAGATGCTAAATGAGGCTAGTATGCTGTCACATAACATGAGGATGTAAACTACACCTCTAACCTCCCTCATAGTCACCATGTAAAGGAATGTTTTGCGTTGCTGCTAAAGGAGACCCCCAAGCAAAGAAGATCCTCTTAAATAGCCTACATCTGAGTTCCATGGACACTGACTACATTAGGTATCTTAGTCTGTATGATCTGTACGCTTGCTTTTAATGTTTGAATCaacaaaacattacagtatACACTGTTTACCCATACGTTCACGCATGTAATGGATTACCCATACGTTCACGCATGTAATGGATTACCCATACGTTCACGCATGTAATGGATTACCCATACGTTCACGCATGTAATGGATTACCCATATGGAAATCATACATGGCCATATATTTGATTTCCGTATGGGTACCTTCAAAACAGAATGTATTATGTTGAGATTAACCACTAACCCATTGAAAATGGATGTTGGTAAAGGTGAATACACAAAATATGTATGAATTATGTGCTAATGTGAGGAAATACACTGCCTTCTTCTTGGAAAAACAGGTTTACTGTGCAACATTTCTACACAAATTCTGTGAAGACCAAGTGGGAAATTAtttgtacaatacatttaaaatatttgtttgcaatATTAACACATGAATCTACCCATAGTGGGACATTCTTGGGTAAAAATGAGTAATGGGATGAGGTTCAGAACTTTCTGTATTTGACATGTTTCAACGGCAACATTGTGAAATACATGTATGCCTCctttttttcagtaatttgtAACCCCCATACTAGCTGATGTGCAAACTGATATCAGGTTCTAACTGTACAACTAAAGCTGCTGATATATAGTAGATCACTTTACATGAGATCACCAGGATGATATTTATAGAAAGACACATTACATTAGATGGATGacataatgtaaaaaaacaaatatgtctCTGGCTAAATGCTACACATGTATTAATATCAACCTGTCATATGAACTATACGGACAAGGTtacaaggttaaataaaaataaatgaagtgTTCTACTTGGGCAAACAGGATAGTGTTAAAAGTGTTAGCTTGATTCAGTCTCTTCATTGGTCCTGGTGACTTGCGACATTGTACAGGCTGCTGAAATTACTCTTATCTAtggagaaagagtgtgtgtctgtgcatgcgagagggtttgtttgtttgcgtgtgtgagcaaacacacacacacatttaaaaagttccattactttgttatgcaggtcttttgacagttattttctactctccatggctcagtatctagcctgctcagtgcatccatgtgagagctaacaaacccattgactatttatacacagacactaattgcaatttaaaaagccacaggtgtgggaaattcacctttaattgccattttcacctgtgtgtgtcaccctgtgtctgtaacaaggctgtaaacttttgatcagggccatttgggtgatttctgctatcattatgatttaaaaaggagccaaacaactatgtgataataaatggcttcatatgatcacaatccttaaattaaataagtttttctttgcatgatcagtcatattttcaaattcaATGCCAAaagttcacaatttctgccagggtctgcatacttatgagcacaactgtatgatgGGGGGAAAGCAGAAGTCAGATCAATAAATTACACTATGGTGAGACAAGAAAAAGCCTGAAGCACTTGAATATCAAGTATATCAACTTCCATCATCAGCAGTATAAACATGATGAACGTCATTAAAGATTTTAAAAGATGATTAAAGATAATTAATCCTAACTAATTTTAATGTAAATAAGGCAAGGTTTGGCTGAAAGCTCTAAGATCATGGTAAAATTACAGATATAATGTGTAATTAAAACAAACCATGCTGTAATTctgttttttcagttttatttgcACCTCAAGATGCAACAGAACTTATTTTTAGTATATACTGAATACGTTACTTTACATGTTCAGACAAGTTCTGTGGCATTTTTGAAATGTCAGCTCTTAGCTTCAAAAAGAAAAGGTCCCTGGAGGGTCCTTTATAGGTAATTCACATTGAAACTGTGGGAGCACCATTACAAGTTCTTCCAAGAACTTGTTTTCAATGGTTCCTCAAACAattttgaagaaccttttggGGTCGATTTTTGAGTGAGTATGCTGTTCGTATGGTTCTTTgattaataacaataaacagCTCTCTGGAATACCCTTTAACATTTTTGCTTGAAAAACACATAGGGGTCCTCCACAGTTTCGAAGTAAAGGATATTCCAAGAACCTTTGGGTTTTAGTGCAGGAAAGATCCTGTTTTATGGAATGTTTTGGGGAAACTCTTTCAGGATTCACTTTGGTCCACTAGAGGGCAGGAGAGGTTAATAATTGGATATGAAGGACACCATGGCATTAATTCAGCCCTTTGTTCTTGGTTAAAGACTTCTCAATGTCACAGCTTAAATTACAGTCAACCTTTACCCTCGGCCTATGGATTCCTTTCACGGACAATAGGATTCCAATGGAATTCCACAAGGCATGCCTATTTAACCAGAGGTCAACTAGCTTGagcaatgaatgaatacatgttttattctcaaaaggaaaaacatattGTCCAATAGGCAATGATTAGCCTTGAGTATTGTTGTATATTAACAATATCCATACATAATGAAAAAGCTAAATAAGATATTGGCTGAAGGAAATTTTCATCGCAACCTAGTAAGTTTGTCCCTGTAAACAATGAATACAAAAGTAATATCCCTGAGAAAGGTTATCCATTTTATTAGCACTTCAGCTCTACAATTTCCACATAAGtgatataatatttaatacaaaTGTTTAGTGTACACAACATAGATATGGTCTATTGTTTAATACACTATCATTATTAACCTTATTTTTCCAGGTTAAATGAACACTGCAACAACCAACAATCAATTTGGGTTAACAGACTTTCCCAGGGACAGTATAGCATATTTCTCCCCTTGTTGCCTAGGAATCCCATCTAGATACTCCAACCCAGTGCCTGCTCTAGGCTTTCATcaggggctccctagcagtcaaAGCCCCCCTAACAGTCCGGGGCCCTAAGTAACTACTCAGTCTCCTTACGCTTAGAACCGGCCCTGCTCTAACCTCTAGGCCAACTGCCATCCTTAAAATAGTATGTATATGGTGAAAGAAAAAGGGACTGAGCAACATTTCACTTAACTATACCAAACTGTTCTAGATGAACAGTGTGTGGATGACTCCCAAATGGTCCCATATTCACAATAatgtgcactacatttgaccagaggCCTACAGTACAATCAAAATCAGAGTCCGTacactatataaggaataggggTCCATTTGGAAACACCACATGACAATCAGTAACCCATGCCAATGGTTGTTCTAGGATTTAATTTCCCAACATGACCTGTCCACCCAGCTGATCGTTTTCAAAACCCTATTTTGTCAATAGGTTTTGGGTTAATCAATAGGTTGATCATGCTTGTGTTGTGAATGCACAGTTATAATTTAATGGTTACAAAATGTTCAAATCCTGTTACAGCAGAATTTCTTTGCTGAGACTATAGATGTCAAAGATCCATTCATCATCCCCTAAATATGTTACATCTTTGGAACAAAACAGGACATTACTACACCAAATGAAATACACCATATGTACATACAAACTCAGTGTAAATcattttgttaaaagaagtTCAAAGACACTGTTGATTTCAAGTTTTGACAAGATATGGTATGTGCGGTTTGTGCTTTTT
The window above is part of the Esox lucius isolate fEsoLuc1 chromosome 4, fEsoLuc1.pri, whole genome shotgun sequence genome. Proteins encoded here:
- the slc25a48 gene encoding solute carrier family 25 member 48 isoform X1 produces the protein MTNDCFVQATPKPARQHGDDLSVGTKHSRQPGASSVIVGHPLDTVKTRLQAGKGYKNTLHCVVQIYRTETVAGFFKGLSFPLASITVYNSVVFGFFSNSQRVISKVRYGDARHPCSMLDLTVASMSTGLMSVVLGAPVDLVKIRLQMQTLPMLAENLNLAGTSNIAVRSVSLQGQPTYRGPIHCINSILRTEGIQGLYRGAGAMVLRDVPGYTLYFLPYTLFRRWLSPEGNSSHLCSIWLAGGLAGSISWVTATPADVVKSRLQADTLHSRKYNGILHCIVQSYKTEGIHVFFRGASVNAIRGFPMSATMFLGYELSLQFFRGF
- the slc25a48 gene encoding solute carrier family 25 member 48 isoform X2, whose protein sequence is MKCFHDFLAGWIGGASSVIVGHPLDTVKTRLQAGKGYKNTLHCVVQIYRTETVAGFFKGLSFPLASITVYNSVVFGFFSNSQRVISKVRYGDARHPCSMLDLTVASMSTGLMSVVLGAPVDLVKIRLQMQTLPMLAENLNLAGTSNIAVRSVSLQGQPTYRGPIHCINSILRTEGIQGLYRGAGAMVLRDVPGYTLYFLPYTLFRRWLSPEGNSSHLCSIWLAGGLAGSISWVTATPADVVKSRLQADTLHSRKYNGILHCIVQSYKTEGIHVFFRGASVNAIRGFPMSATMFLGYELSLQFFRGF